A section of the Leptospira kobayashii genome encodes:
- the rplD gene encoding 50S ribosomal protein L4, with protein sequence MKARKYNKEGVFLSEVELPAALFETGISQGAIYDAVKAENANLRQGTHSTKDRSEVRGGGKKPWAQKGTGRARQGSIRAPHFVGGGIIHGPKPRDYSSNLSRSVKRKAVLSILNKKAEENRISIIEDVEPASYSTKSIFNILKKMEIAEKGNVGFVVAGENQFLKKSTRNIENLKYVNSKRIVCRDILYNNNLVISESALKELLSQYSKKQG encoded by the coding sequence ATGAAAGCACGTAAATATAATAAAGAAGGCGTGTTCCTGAGTGAAGTGGAGCTTCCTGCTGCACTTTTCGAAACAGGAATCAGCCAAGGTGCTATTTATGACGCAGTGAAAGCAGAAAATGCTAACCTTCGTCAAGGAACTCACTCTACAAAAGATCGTTCTGAAGTCCGTGGTGGTGGTAAAAAACCTTGGGCGCAAAAAGGAACAGGTCGTGCGAGACAAGGTTCGATCAGAGCTCCTCATTTCGTAGGTGGTGGTATCATTCATGGACCAAAACCTAGGGATTATTCTTCTAATCTTTCCCGAAGTGTAAAAAGAAAAGCAGTTCTTTCCATCTTAAACAAGAAAGCGGAAGAAAATAGAATTTCTATCATCGAGGACGTGGAACCTGCTTCTTATTCTACAAAATCCATTTTCAATATTTTGAAAAAGATGGAGATTGCTGAAAAAGGAAATGTAGGCTTTGTAGTAGCTGGTGAAAACCAATTCCTCAAAAAATCCACTCGCAATATCGAAAACTTAAAGTATGTAAACAGCAAACGTATCGTTTGCCGGGACATCCTTTACAACAACAATCTGGTAATTTCTGAAAGTGCTTTGAAAGAACTACTTTCACAATACTCAAAGAAGCAGGGATAG
- the rplC gene encoding 50S ribosomal protein L3: MAKGLLAEKLGMAHIFNNEGKMVTVTVLRVGPCFVSQIKTTANDGYEAVQLAFAEAKEKNLSKAELGHLKKASIGAKRHLAEFKGFDSVAVGAELKASDIFALNDTVKVSGTSKGKGTQGVVKRHGFAGGPAGHGSRFQRHPGSIGSNTTPGRVFKGLKMGGRMGNVQSTVRNLKVVKIEADQNLIFVSGSVPGRDTSIVTIEKIGN; this comes from the coding sequence ATGGCAAAAGGTTTACTCGCAGAAAAATTGGGCATGGCCCACATCTTTAACAACGAAGGTAAAATGGTTACTGTAACCGTTTTGCGCGTGGGTCCTTGTTTTGTTTCACAAATCAAGACAACAGCAAACGACGGTTACGAAGCTGTTCAGCTTGCGTTTGCTGAAGCGAAAGAAAAAAATCTTTCCAAAGCAGAACTAGGTCACTTGAAAAAAGCAAGTATCGGAGCAAAACGACACTTAGCTGAGTTCAAAGGATTTGATTCCGTTGCAGTCGGAGCTGAACTAAAAGCGTCCGATATTTTCGCTTTAAATGATACTGTTAAAGTTTCAGGAACTTCCAAAGGGAAGGGAACACAAGGTGTTGTAAAAAGACATGGTTTCGCAGGTGGTCCTGCAGGTCACGGTTCCAGATTCCAAAGACACCCCGGTTCCATCGGTTCCAACACAACCCCTGGCCGCGTTTTCAAAGGTTTGAAGATGGGTGGTCGTATGGGAAATGTCCAAAGCACTGTTAGAAATCTGAAAGTTGTTAAGATAGAAGCGGATCAAAATTTAATCTTCGTTTCAGGATCAGTTCCTGGCCGCGACACTTCTATCGTTACAATTGAGAAAATTGGTAACTAG
- the rplB gene encoding 50S ribosomal protein L2 → MGIRKLKPTTQSSRFYSVLDFKEITEVTPHKALTLNLSYKAGRDNQGRIAVRRKGGRNKRKFRIIDFKRNKVGIQATVKTIEYDPNRSAFIALVCYADGEYRYILAPNGLKVGDKVLSGPTAEIKLGNTLPLDKIPAGTNVHNIELHIGKGGQIARTAGSFAVIAAKDGDYVSLRLPSSEVRKIRKECVATIGELSNKDHNQVIIGKAGRNRWLGKRPKVRGVVMNPVDHPLGGGEGRTSGGRHPVTPWGKPTKGFKTRKTKPSERFIVQRRKKNRNR, encoded by the coding sequence ATGGGAATTAGAAAATTAAAACCAACTACCCAGTCTTCACGTTTTTACTCTGTACTGGATTTCAAAGAAATCACAGAAGTAACTCCGCACAAAGCCTTAACTCTCAATCTCAGCTACAAAGCGGGTAGAGATAACCAAGGTAGAATTGCGGTTCGTAGAAAGGGCGGAAGAAACAAAAGAAAATTCCGTATTATCGATTTCAAAAGAAACAAAGTCGGAATCCAAGCGACTGTGAAAACAATCGAATACGATCCGAACCGTTCTGCGTTTATCGCACTCGTTTGTTATGCGGATGGAGAATACAGATACATTCTTGCTCCAAACGGCCTCAAAGTAGGGGACAAAGTTCTTTCCGGTCCTACGGCGGAAATTAAACTAGGGAACACTCTTCCTTTGGATAAGATTCCTGCAGGAACGAACGTACATAATATCGAATTACATATCGGTAAAGGTGGTCAGATCGCTAGAACCGCAGGTTCTTTTGCTGTGATCGCTGCGAAAGACGGTGACTATGTAAGTTTAAGACTTCCTTCTTCGGAAGTTCGTAAAATTCGCAAAGAATGTGTAGCAACGATCGGAGAGCTTTCCAACAAAGACCACAACCAAGTCATCATTGGAAAAGCAGGAAGAAACCGTTGGTTAGGAAAACGTCCAAAGGTTCGCGGGGTGGTAATGAACCCGGTGGATCACCCACTCGGTGGTGGGGAAGGTAGAACTTCCGGAGGTCGCCATCCAGTGACTCCTTGGGGTAAACCGACAAAAGGTTTCAAAACTCGTAAAACGAAACCAAGTGAACGTTTCATCGTACAAAGACGTAAGAAAAATAGGAATAGGTAG
- the rpsJ gene encoding 30S ribosomal protein S10, producing MAGQRIRVKLKAFDHRLIDQSTYEIVATAKRTGATVSGPIPLPTKKEIYTVLRSPHVNKKAREQFEMRTHKRLIDILNTNEDTVEALMKLQLPAGVSVDIKS from the coding sequence ATGGCTGGACAAAGAATTCGCGTTAAATTGAAAGCTTTCGATCATAGGCTGATTGACCAATCAACCTATGAAATCGTAGCGACAGCGAAAAGGACCGGAGCAACAGTTTCCGGTCCAATCCCGCTTCCTACTAAAAAAGAAATCTATACTGTATTACGTTCTCCCCACGTGAATAAAAAAGCTAGAGAACAATTCGAAATGAGAACTCACAAGAGACTCATAGATATTTTAAATACTAATGAAGATACTGTAGAAGCTCTGATGAAGCTTCAACTCCCCGCCGGAGTTTCAGTAGATATCAAATCCTAA
- a CDS encoding 50S ribosomal protein L23 — MNLENVILSPVVTEKSQDLQTIGERLGKRTVKYTFKVHNDANKTLIKQALKKMYGVVPSAVNVSVFRGKMKKFRNMPAPRPHYKKAVVTFADGANLDFAKV, encoded by the coding sequence GTGAATTTAGAAAATGTAATCCTCTCTCCGGTTGTGACTGAGAAGTCGCAAGATCTTCAAACTATTGGAGAACGTTTAGGAAAAAGAACCGTAAAATATACTTTTAAAGTTCATAATGATGCGAACAAAACACTCATCAAACAAGCATTAAAGAAAATGTATGGTGTTGTTCCAAGCGCAGTAAACGTTTCTGTTTTTCGCGGTAAAATGAAAAAGTTTAGAAACATGCCGGCTCCACGACCACATTACAAGAAAGCGGTCGTGACTTTCGCAGACGGCGCAAATTTGGACTTCGCTAAGGTTTAA
- the rpsS gene encoding 30S ribosomal protein S19 yields MARSLKKGPFIDDHLMKKITALNSEGKKTPFKSWSRRSTIYPDMIGHTVMIHNGKSFVPVYINDNMIGHKLGEFAPTRTFRGHGGDKKVAKK; encoded by the coding sequence ATGGCTAGAAGCTTAAAAAAAGGTCCGTTCATAGACGACCACCTCATGAAAAAAATCACTGCACTTAACTCTGAAGGCAAAAAGACTCCTTTCAAGTCTTGGTCTCGCAGAAGCACGATCTATCCTGATATGATCGGGCACACAGTAATGATTCACAATGGAAAGTCATTTGTTCCAGTTTACATCAATGACAATATGATTGGTCATAAACTTGGCGAATTTGCTCCTACTCGTACCTTCCGAGGTCACGGTGGAGACAAGAAAGTAGCGAAGAAATAG